In Luteimonas sp. MC1750, the following proteins share a genomic window:
- the htpX gene encoding protease HtpX yields MFKRVALFLATNLAVLALLSIIMSVFGINPQSMGGLLVMAALFGFGGSLISLLSSKWVAKRAAGLHVIERPGSDVERWLVDTVARQAQAAGIGMPEVAIYDAPEINAFATGANRNNALVAVSTGLLRSMDQDEAEAVLAHEVSHIANGDMVTMALLQGVLNTFVIVLARLVGRVVDGYLSGGRDNGGGGLAYFAIVFALDMVFGIFASMIAMWFSRHREFRADAGAAALAGRPKMIAALKRLSINQGQNTLPKQVAAFGISGAVGHGLRRLLLSHPPLEERIRALEAGSIDGEAALRQGLLA; encoded by the coding sequence ATGTTCAAGCGCGTCGCCCTCTTCCTCGCCACCAACCTGGCGGTGCTGGCCCTGCTCAGCATCATCATGTCGGTGTTCGGCATCAACCCGCAGTCGATGGGCGGCCTGCTGGTCATGGCTGCGCTGTTCGGCTTCGGGGGCTCGCTGATCTCGCTGCTGTCGTCGAAGTGGGTCGCCAAGCGCGCCGCGGGCCTGCACGTGATCGAACGCCCCGGCAGCGACGTCGAGCGCTGGCTGGTCGACACCGTCGCCCGCCAGGCCCAGGCGGCCGGCATCGGCATGCCGGAAGTCGCCATCTACGACGCGCCCGAGATCAACGCCTTCGCCACCGGCGCCAACCGCAACAACGCCCTGGTGGCGGTTTCGACGGGCCTGCTGCGCTCGATGGACCAGGACGAGGCCGAAGCCGTGCTCGCGCACGAGGTGAGCCACATCGCCAACGGCGACATGGTCACCATGGCCCTGCTGCAGGGCGTGCTCAACACCTTCGTGATCGTGCTGGCGCGCCTGGTGGGCCGGGTGGTCGACGGCTACCTCAGCGGCGGCCGCGACAACGGCGGCGGTGGGCTGGCGTACTTCGCCATCGTCTTCGCGCTGGACATGGTCTTCGGCATCTTCGCGAGCATGATCGCGATGTGGTTCTCGCGCCATCGCGAATTCCGCGCCGATGCCGGCGCCGCCGCGCTGGCGGGAAGGCCGAAGATGATCGCGGCGCTCAAGCGCCTGTCGATCAACCAGGGCCAGAACACCCTGCCCAAGCAGGTCGCGGCCTTCGGCATCAGCGGTGCGGTGGGCCATGGCCTGCGCCGCCTGCTGCTCAGCCACCCGCCGCTGGAGGAGCGCATCCGAGCGCTCGAGGCCGGCAGCATCGACGGCGAGGCCGCCCTGCGCCAGGGTCTGTTGGCCTAG
- the gluQRS gene encoding tRNA glutamyl-Q(34) synthetase GluQRS, translating into MTTPPPLRGRFAPSPTGALHFGSLLAAFGSWLAARSAGAEWWLRVEDVDRGREVPGAALAQLRTLAGFGLEHDGQVTWQSQRGELYAASVSRLLDAGLAFECHCSRADVAATGGVHRACRPGARRTRPALRLRVPDGSRVAFEDAVHGRTAQQVDRDVGDFVLRRADGFWAYQLAVVVDDADQAITDVVRGADLLDSTPRQVLLQRTLGLTTPRYMHLPLVLGEDGRKLSKSEGSLPVDAADPLPTLRAAWRALGQPPSRLPTSGPLRDVLAAAVAGFDAGRIPRGPLSATALHNAAAMPGP; encoded by the coding sequence ATGACGACTCCCCCGCCGCTGCGCGGCCGCTTCGCACCCTCGCCCACCGGCGCCCTGCATTTCGGCTCGCTGCTGGCCGCCTTCGGCAGCTGGCTGGCCGCGCGCAGCGCCGGCGCGGAGTGGTGGCTGCGCGTCGAGGACGTCGACCGCGGGCGGGAGGTGCCGGGCGCGGCCCTTGCACAGCTGCGCACCTTGGCCGGCTTCGGCCTGGAACACGACGGCCAGGTGACGTGGCAATCGCAGCGCGGCGAACTGTACGCCGCGTCGGTTTCGCGGCTGCTGGACGCCGGGCTGGCCTTCGAGTGCCACTGCAGCCGCGCCGACGTCGCCGCGACCGGCGGCGTCCATCGCGCCTGCCGTCCCGGCGCACGCCGGACCCGCCCTGCCCTGCGGCTGCGCGTCCCGGATGGCAGCCGCGTGGCCTTCGAGGACGCCGTGCATGGCCGGACCGCACAGCAGGTCGACCGCGACGTCGGGGACTTCGTCCTGCGGCGTGCCGACGGCTTCTGGGCCTACCAGCTCGCCGTCGTGGTCGATGACGCCGACCAGGCCATCACCGACGTGGTGCGCGGCGCGGACCTGCTCGACTCCACCCCGCGCCAGGTGCTGCTGCAGCGCACGCTCGGCCTGACCACCCCGCGCTACATGCACCTGCCGCTCGTACTCGGCGAAGACGGGCGCAAGCTGTCGAAGTCGGAGGGCTCGCTGCCGGTGGATGCGGCCGACCCGCTGCCGACGCTGCGCGCGGCCTGGCGCGCGCTGGGCCAGCCGCCGTCCAGGTTGCCGACGTCGGGTCCGCTGCGCGACGTGCTTGCGGCGGCCGTCGCCGGCTTCGACGCAGGACGCATCCCGCGCGGGCCGCTGTCCGCCACCGCACTGCACAATGCCGCTGCAATGCCGGGACCCTAG
- the phaR gene encoding polyhydroxyalkanoate synthesis repressor PhaR, which yields MAMRVIKKYPNRRLYDTEISSYITIEDVRQLIVDGEDFEVRDAKSGDDLTRQVLLQIISEQEQDGQPILSTELLSQIIRFYGDSLQGFMGPYLERSMKTFLDQQQQFRQQMGSMLGQTPWSMMSQLTERNMAMWEEFQRNLGSAAKPADKPRDPAPGSKRKPL from the coding sequence ATGGCCATGCGTGTCATCAAGAAGTACCCCAACCGCCGCCTGTACGACACCGAGATCTCGAGCTACATCACGATCGAGGATGTCCGCCAGCTGATCGTGGACGGCGAGGACTTCGAGGTCCGCGATGCCAAGAGCGGCGACGACCTGACCCGCCAGGTGCTGCTGCAGATCATCTCGGAGCAGGAGCAGGACGGCCAGCCGATCCTGTCGACGGAGCTCCTGAGCCAGATCATCCGTTTCTATGGCGACTCCCTGCAGGGCTTCATGGGCCCCTACCTGGAGCGCTCGATGAAGACCTTCCTCGACCAGCAGCAGCAGTTCCGCCAGCAGATGGGCAGCATGCTGGGGCAGACGCCGTGGTCGATGATGAGCCAGCTGACCGAGCGCAACATGGCGATGTGGGAGGAGTTCCAGCGCAACCTGGGTTCCGCGGCCAAGCCCGCCGACAAACCCCGCGACCCCGCCCCCGGCAGCAAGCGCAAACCGCTCTAG
- the rnd gene encoding ribonuclease D — protein sequence MEPDYIWVAEPAALLARFDTPPPRIGLDTEFIRERTWWPHLALAQMAVRDEILLLDMQAPGMADALRGILLDAGIVKVMHSASEDLIAFHHACGAVPEPLFDTQVAAAVAGLASGAGYQRLVADVTGVALGKGETRSDWTRRPLSDAQLAYAADDVRHLFELHDHLQAKLEALGRLDWLREDCARMVANARDQQLERWPHLPIRAAQGFDRAAQLRLLRLLRWRDAWAREHDRPRSWVLDNELATAVARSVPTDQAALKALFDRHPKAPRKLLGEVWTALATPLDDEADAPLVRTDEPDKRAVRRLQDAVAARSAELGLPDGVLASRRRLEALLDDGDWAALGGWRRTQLEALLAPLLADATGRLPTGPAHA from the coding sequence ATGGAACCCGACTACATCTGGGTGGCCGAGCCCGCCGCCCTCCTCGCCCGCTTCGACACGCCGCCGCCGCGTATCGGCCTGGATACCGAATTCATCCGCGAGCGCACCTGGTGGCCGCACCTGGCCCTGGCGCAGATGGCCGTGCGCGACGAGATCCTGCTGCTCGACATGCAGGCCCCCGGGATGGCCGACGCGCTGCGCGGCATCCTGCTCGATGCCGGCATCGTCAAGGTGATGCACAGCGCCAGCGAGGACCTCATCGCCTTCCACCACGCCTGTGGCGCGGTACCCGAACCGCTGTTCGACACCCAGGTGGCCGCCGCAGTCGCGGGACTCGCCTCCGGTGCCGGCTACCAGCGCCTGGTGGCCGACGTCACCGGGGTCGCGCTCGGCAAGGGCGAGACCCGCTCGGACTGGACCCGCCGGCCACTGTCGGACGCACAGCTGGCCTACGCGGCGGACGACGTGCGCCACCTGTTCGAACTGCACGACCACCTGCAGGCGAAGCTGGAAGCCCTCGGCCGCTTGGACTGGCTGCGCGAGGACTGCGCACGCATGGTCGCGAACGCGCGCGACCAGCAGCTGGAGCGCTGGCCGCACCTGCCGATCCGCGCCGCGCAGGGCTTCGATCGCGCCGCCCAGCTGCGCCTGCTGCGCCTGCTGCGCTGGCGCGACGCCTGGGCCCGCGAACACGACCGGCCGCGCAGCTGGGTCCTGGACAACGAGCTGGCCACCGCCGTCGCCCGCAGCGTCCCCACCGACCAGGCCGCGCTCAAGGCCCTGTTCGATCGCCATCCCAAGGCCCCGCGCAAGCTGCTGGGCGAGGTCTGGACGGCACTGGCCACGCCACTGGACGACGAAGCCGACGCCCCTTTGGTGCGCACCGACGAACCCGACAAGCGCGCCGTGCGCCGGCTGCAGGACGCGGTGGCCGCGCGCAGCGCGGAACTGGGCCTGCCCGACGGCGTGCTCGCCTCGCGCCGGCGCCTCGAGGCCCTGCTCGACGACGGTGACTGGGCGGCGCTCGGTGGCTGGCGCCGCACGCAGCTGGAGGCGCTCCTGGCACCACTGCTCGCCGACGCCACGGGCCGATTGCCGACCGGGCCGGCGCATGCGTAG
- the phbB gene encoding acetoacetyl-CoA reductase has product MTSRVALVTGGTGGIGTAICKRLAKAGHRVATNYRNEDKARAWEQAMRAEGFEFTLVPGDVSSAAEAEAMVRKVEELLGPVEILVNNAGITRDSTFHKMTPEQWTDVITTNLNACYNVTRPVIEGMRERKWGRVVQISSINGQKGQYGQANYAAAKAGMHGFTISLAQENAKLGITVNTVSPGYIGTDMVMAVPEAVREKIVAQIPTGRLGEPDEIAYAVAFFLADEAAWITGANLSANGGQYMGW; this is encoded by the coding sequence ATGACGTCACGGGTCGCGTTGGTCACCGGGGGAACCGGCGGCATCGGCACTGCCATCTGCAAGCGCCTGGCCAAGGCCGGCCACAGGGTGGCCACCAACTACCGGAACGAGGACAAGGCCCGCGCCTGGGAACAGGCGATGCGCGCGGAAGGCTTCGAGTTCACCCTGGTGCCGGGCGACGTGTCCTCGGCGGCCGAGGCCGAGGCGATGGTGCGCAAGGTCGAGGAACTGCTGGGGCCGGTCGAGATCCTGGTCAACAACGCCGGCATCACCCGCGATTCGACCTTCCACAAGATGACGCCGGAGCAGTGGACCGACGTGATCACCACCAACCTCAACGCCTGCTACAACGTCACCCGCCCGGTGATCGAGGGGATGCGCGAGCGCAAGTGGGGCCGCGTCGTGCAGATCAGCTCGATCAACGGCCAGAAGGGCCAGTACGGCCAGGCCAACTACGCCGCCGCCAAGGCCGGCATGCACGGCTTCACCATCTCCCTGGCGCAGGAGAACGCGAAGCTCGGGATCACCGTGAACACGGTCTCGCCAGGCTACATCGGCACCGACATGGTGATGGCGGTCCCGGAGGCGGTGCGCGAGAAGATCGTGGCCCAGATCCCCACCGGACGCCTGGGCGAACCGGACGAGATCGCCTATGCGGTGGCGTTCTTCCTGGCCGACGAAGCGGCGTGGATCACCGGCGCCAACCTGTCCGCCAACGGCGGCCAGTACATGGGCTGGTAG
- a CDS encoding M48 family metallopeptidase, which translates to MRQDPFGRQRQQQQARPRRGFNPRILILVAFLAYGAYYWFSNQTLDPVTGEKVLIDRSLSVEDEKALGLQAYEEILSTERPVDPNTPIAREVREIARRLIERVPEIEAALAAENGQQPTGFSSTFDWDVNVIESDQANAFCLPGGKMAVYTGLVPVAQNESAMAVVMGHEIAHALLRHGAQRMAQQKLSQMGQMAGAMSGMDPQQQQMVMAAMGYGYLLPYARKHETEADHVGLMLAAAACYDPQEAVPLWERMGAASGGQAPPEFQSTHPNPGTRIQNLQSLMPKAMEFYQRFCGDGAPALRG; encoded by the coding sequence ATGCGTCAGGATCCCTTCGGCCGGCAGCGGCAGCAGCAGCAGGCCAGGCCGCGCCGCGGCTTCAACCCGAGGATCCTGATCCTCGTCGCGTTCCTCGCGTACGGCGCGTACTACTGGTTCTCCAACCAGACCCTGGACCCGGTGACCGGCGAGAAGGTGCTGATCGACCGCTCGCTGTCGGTCGAGGACGAAAAGGCGCTGGGCCTGCAGGCCTACGAGGAGATCCTGTCCACCGAGCGTCCGGTGGATCCGAACACGCCGATCGCGCGCGAGGTCCGCGAGATCGCGCGCCGGCTGATCGAGCGCGTGCCCGAGATCGAGGCCGCGCTGGCGGCCGAGAACGGGCAGCAGCCGACCGGCTTCTCGTCGACCTTCGACTGGGATGTCAACGTCATCGAGTCCGACCAGGCCAACGCGTTCTGCCTGCCCGGCGGCAAGATGGCGGTCTACACCGGGCTGGTGCCGGTGGCGCAGAACGAAAGCGCCATGGCGGTGGTCATGGGCCATGAAATCGCCCATGCGCTGCTCCGCCACGGCGCCCAGCGCATGGCCCAGCAGAAGCTGTCGCAGATGGGGCAGATGGCCGGCGCCATGAGCGGCATGGATCCGCAGCAGCAGCAGATGGTGATGGCGGCGATGGGCTACGGCTACCTGCTGCCCTATGCGCGCAAGCACGAGACCGAGGCCGACCATGTCGGGCTGATGCTGGCGGCAGCGGCCTGCTACGACCCGCAGGAAGCGGTGCCGCTGTGGGAGCGGATGGGCGCGGCGAGCGGCGGCCAGGCGCCGCCCGAGTTCCAGTCCACGCATCCCAATCCGGGCACGCGCATCCAGAACCTGCAGTCGCTGATGCCGAAGGCGATGGAGTTCTACCAGCGCTTCTGCGGTGACGGGGCGCCGGCGCTGCGGGGCTGA
- a CDS encoding formylglycine-generating enzyme family protein, with amino-acid sequence MSDRRNPHRTRAWPRRAGTVLVLALLLAAGCGRDAAQEAATPDAAVDTAAGDGSVTISGDDRLAGSLTWRAPKVELQNEAAALDDALERADAALESGDLDAGPGSAIPLYQAVLVHVPDSAQAGKGLERAFAALLAQGSEALARAGDDDAALRRAREVAAVARSLRPGGGDVGEYLAGVDRAEEIAEINRAAEAELREGRLGEAGGGALARVRQALAVDAEQPRALQTRAAIESAMIRRAEDAAADGDFETAGTWLGHAEGVRDEVGTVADARERVDTERRRWIQRLRDEGVAALARPDGIAQARALLARMLVLAEPRNPAVAELRERIDLAVHYGGFRPGQRFTDGAAGGRGPQMVVVPHGGFSMGAVDGDPDAEDSERPRRNLRFERGFALSLAEITVAQFRRFVDATGYRTRAERRGFSMAYDERSGNFVRRSGVDWKSDFAGAPAAANLPVVHVSARDAQAYVDWLAEVSGERYRLPSEAEFEYALRAGGSSRYPWGGDAPPARAGNLTGGADRSPGGRGWSNAFDGYDDGHWGPAPVASFTANAFGLHDLEGNVSEWVADCWHDSYRRAPASGAAWVNPGCRMQVVRGGAWASSPPQTRSSWRAPSPVDNTNARVGFRVARDI; translated from the coding sequence GTGAGCGACCGTCGAAATCCCCATCGGACCCGCGCCTGGCCGCGCCGCGCGGGCACTGTCCTGGTGCTGGCCCTGCTGCTCGCGGCGGGCTGCGGCCGCGACGCCGCGCAGGAAGCCGCGACCCCGGATGCCGCGGTCGACACGGCCGCCGGCGACGGCAGCGTGACCATCAGCGGCGACGACCGCCTGGCGGGCAGCCTCACCTGGCGCGCCCCGAAGGTCGAGTTGCAGAACGAAGCCGCCGCGCTGGACGACGCGCTGGAGCGCGCGGATGCGGCCCTTGAATCCGGCGACCTGGATGCCGGGCCGGGATCGGCGATCCCCCTGTACCAGGCCGTGCTGGTGCATGTGCCGGACAGCGCCCAGGCCGGCAAGGGGCTGGAGCGCGCCTTCGCCGCGCTGCTCGCGCAGGGCTCGGAGGCGCTGGCGCGGGCCGGTGACGACGATGCGGCGTTGAGACGCGCCCGCGAGGTCGCCGCGGTCGCGCGCAGCCTGCGTCCGGGAGGCGGCGACGTCGGCGAGTACCTGGCCGGGGTCGACCGCGCCGAGGAGATCGCCGAGATCAACCGCGCCGCCGAGGCCGAGCTGCGCGAAGGTCGCCTGGGCGAGGCCGGTGGCGGAGCGCTGGCGCGGGTGCGCCAGGCGCTGGCGGTCGACGCGGAACAGCCGCGCGCGCTGCAGACGCGTGCCGCGATCGAGAGCGCGATGATCCGGCGCGCGGAGGATGCCGCCGCGGACGGCGACTTCGAGACCGCGGGCACCTGGCTCGGACACGCCGAGGGCGTGCGCGACGAGGTCGGAACAGTGGCCGATGCGCGGGAGCGCGTCGACACCGAGCGCAGGCGGTGGATCCAGCGCCTGCGCGACGAGGGCGTCGCCGCCCTGGCGCGGCCGGACGGCATCGCGCAGGCCCGCGCCCTGCTGGCCCGCATGCTGGTGCTGGCCGAGCCGCGCAATCCGGCCGTGGCCGAACTGCGCGAACGCATCGACCTGGCGGTCCACTACGGTGGCTTCCGGCCCGGCCAGCGCTTCACCGACGGCGCCGCGGGCGGGCGCGGCCCGCAGATGGTGGTGGTCCCGCACGGCGGCTTCAGCATGGGCGCCGTCGACGGCGACCCCGATGCGGAGGACAGCGAACGGCCGCGGCGCAACCTGCGCTTCGAGCGCGGCTTCGCGCTGTCGCTTGCCGAGATCACCGTCGCGCAGTTCCGCCGCTTCGTCGACGCGACCGGCTACCGGACCCGCGCCGAGCGCCGCGGATTCTCGATGGCCTACGACGAGCGCAGCGGCAATTTCGTCCGCCGCAGCGGCGTGGACTGGAAGTCGGACTTCGCCGGCGCACCGGCCGCGGCCAACCTGCCGGTGGTCCACGTCAGCGCGCGCGACGCCCAGGCCTACGTCGACTGGCTGGCCGAGGTCAGTGGCGAACGCTACCGGCTGCCCAGCGAGGCGGAGTTCGAGTACGCGCTGCGTGCGGGTGGCAGCAGCCGCTACCCATGGGGCGGCGACGCTCCGCCCGCGCGCGCCGGCAACCTGACCGGTGGCGCGGACCGATCACCCGGCGGGCGCGGCTGGAGCAATGCCTTCGACGGCTACGACGACGGCCACTGGGGGCCGGCGCCGGTGGCCAGCTTCACGGCCAATGCATTCGGACTGCACGATCTTGAGGGCAACGTGAGCGAGTGGGTGGCGGACTGCTGGCACGACAGCTACCGCCGCGCCCCCGCGTCCGGCGCGGCCTGGGTCAATCCGGGCTGCAGGATGCAGGTGGTGCGCGGCGGGGCCTGGGCGAGCTCCCCGCCGCAGACGCGCAGTTCGTGGCGGGCACCATCGCCGGTCGACAACACCAACGCACGCGTGGGCTTCCGGGTCGCGCGCGACATCTGA